One segment of Accipiter gentilis chromosome 26, bAccGen1.1, whole genome shotgun sequence DNA contains the following:
- the GLRA1 gene encoding glycine receptor subunit alpha-1 → MCNVNALGVYVWETIVFFSLAASKEAEAAARSAPKPMSPSDFLDKLMGRTSGYDARIRPNFKGPPVNVSCNIFINSFGSIAETTMDYRVNIFLRQQWNDPRLAYNEYPDDSLDLDPSMLDSIWKPDLFFANEKGAHFHEITTDNKLLRISRNGNVLYSIRITLTLACPMDLKNFPMDVQTCIMQLESFGYTMNDLIFEWQEKGAVQVADGLTLPQFILKEEKDLRYCTKHYNTGKFTCIEARFHLERQMGYYLIQMYIPSLLIVILSWISFWINMDAAPARVGLGITTVLTMTTQSSGSRASLPKVSYVKAIDIWMAVCLLFVFSALLEYAAVNFVSRQHKELLRFRRKRRHHKEDEAGEGRFNFTAYGMGPACLQAKDGISVKGANNNNTANPVPPPSRSPEEMRKLFIQRAKKIDKISRIGFPMAFLIFNIFYWIIYKIVRREDVHNQKHLDKGE, encoded by the exons CCTGGCGGCCTCcaaagaagctgaagcagcagcacGATCTGCCCCCAAACCCATGTCTCCTTCCGATTTCTTGGATAAGTTGATGGGGCGAACTTCAGGATACGATGCCAGGATCAGGCCAAATTTTAAAG GCCCACCGGTGAATGTCAGCTGCAACATTTTCATCAACAGCTTTGGTTCGATTGCAGAAACGACTATG GATTACAGGGTGAACATCTTCCTGCGACAGCAATGGAATGACCCACGGCTGGCGTACAACGAATACCCTGATGACTCCCTGGACCTGGACCCCTCTATGCTGGACTCCATCTGGAAGCCTGACTTGTTCTTCGCTAATGAGAAAGGGGCCCATTTCCATGAGATTACCACAGACAACAAGCTTCTGAGAATCTCCAGAAACGGCAATGTCCTCTACAGCATCAG GATCACGCTGACTCTGGCCTGCCCCATGGACCTGAAGAACTTCCCCATGGACGTACAGACGTGCATCATGCAGTTAGAAAGCT TTGGCTACACAATGAATGATCTCATATTTGAGTGGCAAGAAAAAGGAGCTGTGCAAGTTGCTGACGGGCTGACATTGCCTCAGTTTAtcctcaaagaagaaaaagacttgaGATACTGCACAAAGCACTACAACACAG GCAAGTTCACCTGTATAGAAGCTCGTTTCCATCTGGAGCGGCAGATGGGCTACTACTTGATCCAGATGTACATCCCCAGCCTCCTTATCGTCATTCTGTCCTGGATCTCCTTCTGGATCAATATGGATGCTGCACCTGCTCGTGTTGGCCTGGGGATCACCACAGTGCTCACTATGACCACACAGAGCTCTGGTTCCCGAGCATCACTGCCCAAG GTGTCCTACGTGAAGGCCATAGACATCTGGATGGCCGTGTGCTTGCTGTTTGTGTTCTCCGCACTTCTAGAGTACGCTGCCGTCAACTTTGTGTCTCGGCAGCACAAAGAGCTGCTCAGGTTcagaaggaagaggaggcacCATAAG GAGGACGAAGCTGGTGAAGGCAGGTTCAACTTCACTGCCTACGGGATGGGACCAGCTTGCCTACAAGCCAAGGATGGCATCTCCGTCAAGGGcgccaacaacaacaacacagcCAACCCGGTTCCCCCGCCGTCCCGCTCCCCCGAGGAGATGCGAAAGCTGTTCATTCAGCGAGCCAAGAAGATCGACAAGATCTCACGCATCGGCTTCCCCATGGCGTTCCTCATCTTCAACATTTTCTACTGGATCATCTACAAGATCGTCCGCAGAGAGGATGTGCACAACCA